GTGCCGCCGCCATAGCCCTCGATTCGGCGGCCGCCGTCCATGACCACGCCACGGGCGATCGAGAAAAAAGAGGGCAACGTGCCGCGCTGCCCACGATGCTTGGCGATGATCGAACCAAAGTTCGGCTGCGGAGGTGCGGGCAGTTCCGGAAATCCAGTGAGCGCAATCGTACCGGCTTCGGGATGTCCGCTGGCCGTCGTCGCATGGCCGCGCACTAGCGAAAATCGATCACTTCGCTGCGCGATTCGTGGGATCAGCTCGGAAAAGAATACACCCGGCGTCCGCGTCGGTATGACCCCAAACGGGCCACGATACTCTAAAGCCGCATCGGGCTTCGGATCGCAAGTATCGAGATGGCTCGGTGCGCCCCATAGAAATACAAATATTACGGAACGTGCCTTCGCCGTCTGCGAGCTGCGGGCGTTGCCGGCCGAGATGCCCAACGCGACGGGGAGCGAACTTGCCACACGCAAGAACGATCGGCGGCTAATGCCACCGCATGTCCGCGTCTGCATTGCGCCGACCTCGAGCATTAGGGCTCCTCAACCTTGCGGCCATCGTGGTGGCACGGACGACCAAA
This genomic window from Pirellulales bacterium contains:
- a CDS encoding DUF1501 domain-containing protein codes for the protein MLEVGAMQTRTCGGISRRSFLRVASSLPVALGISAGNARSSQTAKARSVIFVFLWGAPSHLDTCDPKPDAALEYRGPFGVIPTRTPGVFFSELIPRIAQRSDRFSLVRGHATTASGHPEAGTIALTGFPELPAPPQPNFGSIIAKHRGQRGTLPSFFSIARGVVMDGGRRIEGYGGGT